One window of Mediterraneibacter gnavus ATCC 29149 genomic DNA carries:
- the ftsH gene encoding ATP-dependent zinc metalloprotease FtsH: MQEVKSPKKPFLYYCLIVATIMVLLNSLVFPNVLKHSVKEVDYNTFMKMTENKEIGKVNIDSGEIIFTDKSEEKMYKTGVMDDPGLVDRLYDSGADFSSKITEEMSPILYFLLSYILPIAIFIMLGRWLSKKMMSKMNGGANPMNSMMFGGGKSNAKIYVKSSNGIKFSDVAGEDEAKELLSEIVDYLHDPDKYREMGAAMPKGALLVGPPGTGKTLLAKAVAGEANVPFFSISGSEFVEMFVGMGAAKVRDLFQQANEKAPCIVFIDEIDAIGKKRNGNIGGNDEREQTLNQLLTEMDGFDGTKGVVILAATNQPDSLDPALLRPGRFDRRIPVELPDLKGREEILRVHGKKIRLSDNVDFAAVARTAAGASGAELANIVNEAALRAVRRGSKVTMQEDLEESVETVIAGYQKKNRILSTKEKLTVAYHEIGHALVAAKQTDSAPVQKITIIPRTSGALGYTMQVDEGEHFLMTKSELLNKITTFTGGRAAEELVFKEVTTGASNDIEQATKLARAMLTQFGMSDEFDMVAMETIQNQYLGGDASLTCSPETQTKIDAKVVEIVREAHTKALQILKENETKLHELAKYLYENETITGEEFMQILQAKKLVCEENASEDTTV, from the coding sequence ATGCAGGAAGTAAAATCACCAAAGAAGCCATTTTTATATTACTGTCTGATCGTAGCAACAATTATGGTTTTGCTGAACAGTCTGGTATTCCCGAATGTACTGAAGCATTCTGTAAAAGAAGTGGACTATAATACATTCATGAAAATGACAGAGAACAAGGAAATTGGAAAGGTCAACATTGACAGCGGGGAGATCATCTTTACGGATAAGAGTGAAGAGAAGATGTATAAGACCGGTGTTATGGATGATCCGGGTCTGGTAGACAGACTATATGATTCCGGGGCAGACTTTTCTTCTAAGATTACAGAAGAGATGTCTCCAATCCTGTACTTTTTACTGAGTTACATTCTGCCGATCGCGATTTTTATCATGCTTGGCAGATGGTTATCCAAGAAGATGATGTCGAAGATGAACGGCGGAGCAAATCCGATGAATTCTATGATGTTCGGAGGTGGAAAGAGCAACGCAAAAATTTACGTCAAATCCAGCAACGGGATTAAGTTTTCCGATGTGGCAGGAGAGGATGAGGCAAAGGAGCTGCTAAGTGAGATCGTGGATTATCTTCATGATCCGGATAAATATCGGGAGATGGGAGCAGCTATGCCAAAAGGCGCTCTGCTTGTGGGACCTCCGGGAACCGGTAAGACTCTGCTTGCAAAAGCGGTAGCGGGAGAAGCCAATGTTCCGTTCTTTTCGATTTCCGGTTCGGAATTTGTGGAGATGTTTGTTGGTATGGGGGCTGCGAAAGTGCGGGACTTATTCCAACAGGCGAATGAGAAGGCACCATGTATCGTGTTTATTGATGAGATTGATGCCATCGGGAAGAAGCGAAATGGAAATATCGGCGGAAATGATGAAAGAGAGCAGACACTGAATCAGCTTTTGACAGAGATGGATGGATTTGACGGCACGAAAGGCGTTGTGATCCTGGCGGCGACCAACCAGCCTGATTCACTGGATCCGGCGCTGCTGCGTCCGGGACGGTTTGACCGCAGGATTCCGGTAGAACTCCCGGATTTAAAAGGAAGGGAAGAAATCTTAAGAGTCCATGGAAAGAAAATCCGGCTTTCTGATAATGTGGATTTTGCAGCAGTTGCAAGAACGGCTGCAGGGGCTTCCGGAGCGGAGCTTGCCAATATTGTCAATGAAGCGGCTCTTCGGGCGGTACGCCGCGGAAGTAAAGTGACCATGCAGGAAGATCTGGAAGAAAGTGTAGAGACAGTGATTGCCGGATATCAGAAGAAAAACAGGATTTTGTCTACGAAAGAAAAACTGACAGTTGCCTACCATGAGATCGGGCATGCACTGGTTGCGGCAAAACAGACGGATTCCGCACCGGTTCAGAAAATTACCATTATTCCACGTACCTCCGGTGCGTTGGGATACACCATGCAGGTGGATGAGGGAGAGCATTTCCTTATGACAAAATCGGAATTGCTCAACAAGATCACTACATTTACCGGCGGGCGAGCAGCGGAAGAGCTGGTTTTCAAAGAAGTGACAACAGGCGCATCCAATGATATTGAGCAGGCCACCAAGCTGGCAAGAGCCATGCTGACTCAGTTCGGTATGAGTGATGAATTTGATATGGTGGCGATGGAGACGATCCAGAATCAGTATCTGGGAGGGGATGCATCCCTGACCTGTTCTCCGGAGACGCAGACGAAGATCGATGCCAAGGTAGTAGAGATCGTGAGAGAGGCACATACAAAAGCACTTCAGATTTTAAAAGAAAATGAGACGAAGCTGCATGAACTTGCCAAGTATCTGTATGAAAACGAGACCATCACAGGAGAAGAGTTTATGCAGATCTTGCAGGCAAAAAAATTGGTTTGTGAAGAGAATGCTTCAGAAGATACAACGGTATAA
- a CDS encoding alanine/glycine:cation symporter family protein — MLNDILGQINDLMYTYLLLFLLLGTGLYFSIRSRFAQVRLMKEGFRILTEKAEVEDGKKQVSSFQALMISTASRVGTGNIAGIATAIAAGGPGAVFWMWVMAVIGGASAFIESTLAQVYKTKDGKDFRGGPSYYMEKALGKRWMGVLFSVLLIICFAYGFNGLQSYNMSSALEYYIPGYSESSYPMIVGLILAVGTGLIIFGGVHRIGFITSVMVPIMAGAYLLIGLFTIVTHLPQLPGVLAMILSEAFDVQAIMGGLAGSAVVIGIKRGLFSNEAGMGSAPNAAASASVSHPAKQGMVQVISVFIDTLLICSATAMMLLLSGVQGEAGVLDGIPFVQKAISANVGTWGIHFITASIFAFAFSSLIGNYYYAESNILFIKNNKVLLFVFRCTCLLAVFLGAQADFSLVWNLADITMGCMAIVNIIAILLLGNIALKVLKDYETQKKAGKNPVFKAENVGIKNTDCWK; from the coding sequence ATGTTAAATGACATCTTAGGGCAGATCAATGATCTGATGTATACGTACCTGCTGTTGTTTCTGTTGTTGGGAACCGGACTTTACTTTTCAATCCGTTCACGGTTTGCACAGGTGCGTCTGATGAAAGAAGGATTTCGGATTCTTACGGAAAAAGCGGAGGTGGAAGATGGGAAGAAACAGGTCTCATCTTTTCAGGCGCTTATGATTTCCACAGCATCCCGTGTCGGAACAGGAAATATCGCAGGAATCGCGACTGCTATCGCGGCAGGCGGACCGGGAGCGGTCTTCTGGATGTGGGTGATGGCTGTAATCGGAGGTGCTTCTGCATTTATCGAAAGTACACTGGCACAGGTATATAAGACAAAGGATGGAAAAGACTTCCGTGGCGGTCCTTCCTACTATATGGAGAAGGCGCTTGGAAAACGTTGGATGGGAGTGCTTTTTTCCGTGCTTCTGATTATTTGTTTTGCTTATGGATTCAATGGTCTGCAGTCTTATAATATGTCTTCTGCTCTGGAATATTATATTCCGGGATACAGTGAGAGCAGTTATCCGATGATTGTAGGTTTGATTCTGGCAGTCGGAACCGGTCTGATCATTTTCGGAGGCGTGCATCGTATCGGATTTATTACGTCTGTAATGGTGCCGATCATGGCAGGTGCATATCTTCTGATCGGACTTTTTACGATCGTGACACATCTTCCGCAGCTTCCGGGCGTACTGGCAATGATCTTATCAGAAGCATTTGATGTTCAGGCGATTATGGGCGGCCTGGCTGGAAGCGCAGTTGTGATCGGAATCAAGAGAGGTCTGTTCTCCAACGAGGCAGGTATGGGAAGCGCGCCGAATGCTGCAGCAAGTGCATCTGTAAGCCATCCGGCAAAACAGGGGATGGTACAGGTAATTTCTGTATTTATCGACACGCTTTTGATCTGCTCGGCAACTGCAATGATGCTGCTTCTTTCCGGTGTTCAGGGAGAGGCGGGCGTTCTGGATGGAATTCCGTTTGTGCAGAAAGCGATTTCTGCAAATGTGGGAACATGGGGAATCCACTTTATCACGGCATCCATTTTTGCGTTTGCATTCAGCAGTCTGATCGGTAACTATTATTATGCAGAATCCAATATTTTGTTTATCAAGAATAATAAGGTTTTACTGTTCGTGTTCCGCTGTACATGCCTTTTGGCAGTATTCTTAGGCGCACAGGCAGATTTCTCACTGGTATGGAATCTGGCAGATATTACGATGGGATGTATGGCGATCGTCAACATTATCGCAATTCTGCTTTTGGGCAACATTGCTCTGAAAGTATTGAAAGATTACGAAACACAGAAAAAGGCCGGAAAAAATCCGGTATTTAAAGCAGAGAATGTAGGAATTAAAAATACAGACTGCTGGAAATAG
- a CDS encoding DnaJ domain-containing protein: MSKNPYDVLGVPQNASDDEIKKAYRELTRKYHPDANVNNPLADLAEEKFKEVQEAYDEIMRQREQGGGYSYGNSSYGGNSYNNTYNGPQDAEMQAVFNYINSRNYREALNLLDRMPNRNAMWYYASGFANAGIGNNVLAREHAAQAVNMEPNNVQYRQLLNQLDWNSRRYQSNPYGGGYGAGGQSCGTGNMCCDLWCADTLCECMGGDLCSCM, translated from the coding sequence ATGAGCAAGAATCCTTATGACGTGCTGGGAGTTCCTCAGAATGCATCAGATGATGAGATAAAAAAAGCATACCGGGAGCTGACAAGAAAGTATCATCCGGATGCAAATGTGAACAATCCGCTTGCAGATCTGGCGGAAGAAAAATTCAAAGAAGTGCAGGAAGCATATGATGAGATCATGCGCCAGAGAGAGCAGGGAGGAGGATATTCCTACGGAAATTCCTCCTATGGCGGGAATTCTTACAATAACACATACAACGGACCACAGGACGCAGAGATGCAGGCAGTGTTCAATTATATCAACAGCAGAAACTACAGGGAAGCGCTAAATCTTCTTGACCGGATGCCGAACCGCAATGCGATGTGGTATTATGCCAGCGGGTTTGCCAATGCAGGAATCGGAAATAACGTACTTGCAAGAGAGCATGCGGCACAGGCAGTCAATATGGAACCGAATAATGTACAGTATCGTCAGTTGTTGAACCAGCTGGACTGGAACAGCAGAAGATATCAGAGCAATCCATACGGAGGCGGATATGGAGCCGGCGGACAGAGCTGTGGAACGGGGAACATGTGCTGTGATCTCTGGTGTGCAGATACGCTGTGTGAATGTATGGGAGGAGATCTTTGTTCATGCATGTAA
- a CDS encoding DUF5685 family protein, producing the protein MFGYVTICEPELKMKDLRKYKAYYCGLCRKLKEDYGTMGQMTLTYDMTFAIILLASLYEAKNRMNQHRCKAHPVKKQAMIENEITQYAADMNVLLAYYHMKDDWADEKKVSGLLGGGLLKKKAEKIAEQYPRQSKAIRESLQELSDCEKENSQEIDRSAGCFGRLMADLFVYKEDMWEETLRRMGFFLGKYIYIMDAYEDLEEDLRKQCYNPLKSLHERADYEEQIRQILCMMIAECSAEFEKLPCLLDVDILRNILYDGVWNRYNKIQKKKLEEGNKKNEQESL; encoded by the coding sequence ATGTTTGGCTATGTGACGATCTGCGAACCGGAGCTGAAGATGAAAGATCTGCGAAAATATAAGGCATATTATTGCGGACTCTGCCGGAAATTAAAAGAGGATTACGGGACGATGGGACAGATGACGCTGACTTATGATATGACATTTGCGATTATTCTGCTGGCATCCTTGTATGAGGCAAAAAACCGGATGAATCAGCACAGATGTAAAGCGCATCCGGTGAAGAAGCAGGCGATGATCGAGAATGAGATTACACAGTATGCAGCAGATATGAACGTTCTGCTTGCATATTACCATATGAAAGATGACTGGGCAGATGAGAAGAAAGTAAGCGGTCTGTTAGGGGGCGGACTGCTCAAGAAAAAGGCAGAAAAGATTGCGGAGCAATATCCAAGGCAGAGTAAAGCAATCAGGGAGTCTTTGCAGGAACTCTCAGACTGTGAAAAAGAGAACAGTCAGGAGATCGACCGATCAGCAGGCTGCTTTGGAAGACTGATGGCAGATCTGTTTGTATATAAGGAAGATATGTGGGAAGAGACACTGCGGCGCATGGGATTTTTCTTGGGAAAATATATTTACATTATGGATGCTTATGAAGATCTGGAAGAGGATCTTCGTAAGCAGTGTTACAATCCACTGAAAAGTCTGCATGAAAGAGCAGATTATGAAGAACAGATCCGGCAGATCCTCTGTATGATGATCGCAGAGTGCAGCGCCGAGTTTGAGAAGCTGCCATGCCTTTTGGATGTGGACATTTTAAGAAATATCCTGTATGATGGAGTCTGGAATCGTTATAATAAAATTCAGAAGAAAAAGTTAGAGGAAGGAAATAAAAAGAATGAGCAAGAATCCTTATGA
- a CDS encoding diaminopimelate dehydrogenase, translated as MSIRIGILGYGNLGRGVECAIRQNPDMELVAVFTRRNPEDVTILTETAAVCNIADAADWKDKIDVMILCGGSATDLPVQTPEYAKMFNVVDSFDTHAKIPEHFANVDAAAKKGGHIGIISVGWDPGMFSLNRLYANVVLPEGKDYTFWGKGVSQGHSDAVRRIAGVKDAKQYTIPVESALEAVRNGENPELTTRQKHTRECFVVLEEGADAARVEEEIKTMPNYFADYDTTVHFISEEELKANHSGIPHGGFVLRSGVTGWEKENKHLIEYSLKLDSNPEFTSSVILAYARAAYRLHKEGQTGCKTVFDIAPAYLSPKSAEELRAEML; from the coding sequence ATGAGTATTAGAATTGGTATTTTAGGATATGGAAATCTGGGACGCGGAGTGGAATGCGCGATCAGACAGAATCCGGATATGGAACTGGTGGCTGTATTTACCCGCAGAAATCCGGAAGACGTGACAATATTGACAGAGACAGCAGCAGTGTGCAACATTGCAGATGCTGCTGACTGGAAAGATAAGATCGATGTGATGATCCTGTGTGGAGGAAGTGCGACAGATCTTCCTGTACAGACACCGGAATATGCGAAGATGTTCAATGTAGTAGACAGTTTTGATACTCATGCAAAGATTCCGGAGCACTTTGCAAACGTAGACGCAGCTGCAAAAAAAGGCGGACACATCGGAATTATCTCTGTGGGCTGGGATCCGGGAATGTTCTCATTGAACAGACTGTATGCAAATGTAGTACTTCCGGAAGGGAAAGACTATACGTTCTGGGGAAAAGGTGTCAGCCAGGGACATTCTGACGCAGTGCGTCGGATCGCAGGTGTAAAAGACGCAAAACAGTATACAATTCCGGTAGAGTCTGCACTGGAAGCAGTAAGAAACGGTGAAAATCCGGAGCTGACTACACGCCAGAAACACACAAGAGAGTGCTTTGTTGTGCTGGAGGAAGGCGCAGATGCTGCAAGAGTGGAAGAGGAAATCAAGACAATGCCGAACTACTTTGCAGATTATGACACAACGGTACATTTTATCAGCGAGGAAGAATTAAAAGCAAATCACAGTGGAATCCCGCACGGAGGATTTGTACTCAGAAGTGGTGTGACAGGCTGGGAAAAAGAAAACAAACATCTGATCGAATACAGTCTGAAACTGGATTCCAATCCGGAATTTACTTCTTCTGTAATTCTGGCATATGCAAGAGCAGCATATCGCCTGCATAAAGAAGGACAGACAGGATGCAAGACGGTATTTGACATTGCTCCGGCATATTTAAGTCCGAAGAGTGCAGAAGAACTGCGTGCAGAAATGTTATAA
- a CDS encoding ATP-binding protein: MEEWDIQYKELLSMPEQSYRLIDIRDEASMSYGMIPGAEWLPTETIEQNLDAADKEKKLVLYCTRGALSEECAEVLREKGYDAVSLEGGYTRWLLERMEAEQKKEEEESGEELLRAEEIEKSIRKKFHKRLFSRFAKAVREYELVQEGDRIAVCISGGKDSMLMAKLFQELKKHNKFPFEVEYLVMDPGYSELNRKLIEQNAKMMGIPIKIFESDIFDAVFDVEKSPCYLCARMRRGHLYSKAKELGCNKIALGHHYDDVIETILMGMLYGAQVQTMMPKLHSTNFEGMELIRPLYLVREDDIKHWRDYNHLHFLQCACRFTETCSTCSVDGSSASKRMEIKHLIAKLKETNPYVEGNIFKSVENVNLSTVIAYKENGVKHHFLESYDEKA, translated from the coding sequence ATGGAAGAGTGGGATATACAATATAAAGAGCTCTTATCCATGCCGGAGCAGTCTTATCGCCTGATCGATATTCGGGATGAAGCTTCCATGTCATACGGAATGATTCCGGGGGCAGAGTGGCTTCCGACAGAAACAATCGAGCAGAATCTGGATGCGGCGGATAAGGAAAAGAAGCTGGTGCTTTACTGTACGCGAGGGGCATTAAGTGAAGAATGTGCAGAAGTGCTCCGGGAGAAAGGATATGATGCAGTCAGTCTGGAAGGCGGATATACGAGGTGGTTGTTAGAGCGGATGGAAGCTGAGCAGAAGAAGGAAGAGGAAGAATCAGGTGAAGAACTTTTGCGGGCAGAAGAGATTGAGAAAAGTATCCGCAAAAAATTTCACAAAAGACTGTTCTCGCGATTTGCCAAGGCAGTTCGGGAATATGAGCTGGTGCAGGAGGGGGACAGGATTGCAGTCTGTATTTCCGGTGGAAAAGATTCGATGCTGATGGCAAAGCTGTTTCAGGAATTAAAAAAGCACAACAAGTTTCCGTTTGAGGTGGAATATCTGGTGATGGATCCGGGATACAGTGAACTGAACCGGAAACTGATTGAACAGAATGCAAAAATGATGGGGATTCCGATCAAAATTTTTGAGTCTGATATTTTTGATGCGGTGTTTGATGTGGAAAAATCTCCGTGTTATTTATGTGCCAGAATGCGAAGAGGGCATCTCTACAGTAAGGCAAAAGAACTTGGATGCAACAAGATCGCACTTGGACACCACTATGATGATGTGATTGAGACAATCCTGATGGGAATGTTGTATGGTGCGCAGGTACAGACCATGATGCCGAAGCTGCACAGCACGAATTTTGAGGGGATGGAGCTGATTCGTCCGCTGTATCTGGTAAGGGAAGATGATATCAAGCATTGGAGAGATTACAATCATCTGCATTTTCTGCAGTGCGCCTGCCGGTTTACCGAGACATGCAGTACCTGCAGTGTGGATGGAAGCAGTGCATCCAAACGGATGGAAATCAAGCACCTGATCGCAAAACTGAAAGAAACGAACCCGTATGTAGAGGGAAATATTTTTAAGAGTGTGGAAAATGTCAATTTGAGTACGGTAATTGCATACAAGGAAAACGGAGTCAAACATCATTTTCTGGAATCCTATGATGAGAAAGCATAA
- a CDS encoding SDR family NAD(P)-dependent oxidoreductase — translation MTLREKYGEWGIILGATEGVGKAFCERLAKEGMNVVMVGRREEKLKELGEELKNTYEIDYKVVKADFSLPDATDKIFAATENLDMGFMAYVACLHSFGKIQDTPWEKHEAMINVNVVTFMKCFYHYMKIFAAQDRGAVINVSSMTGISSSPWNGQYGAGKAFILKMTEAVACETEKTNVDVEVITLGTTLTPSLLSNLPGGPQGEAVMKTAQTPEEVVDEAFEKLGKELSVISGERNKASVHDWKANHTEDDYIRYMGSFYQE, via the coding sequence ATGACATTGAGAGAAAAATATGGAGAATGGGGAATTATTTTAGGCGCTACTGAAGGTGTCGGAAAAGCATTTTGTGAAAGGCTTGCCAAAGAAGGTATGAATGTCGTAATGGTCGGACGCCGTGAAGAAAAATTAAAAGAGCTCGGTGAGGAACTAAAAAACACTTATGAGATTGATTATAAAGTCGTAAAAGCAGACTTTTCGCTGCCAGATGCTACTGACAAAATTTTTGCTGCAACAGAAAATCTGGATATGGGATTTATGGCCTATGTAGCCTGCTTACACTCTTTTGGCAAAATCCAGGATACACCTTGGGAAAAGCATGAGGCAATGATCAACGTAAACGTTGTTACATTTATGAAATGCTTCTATCACTATATGAAAATCTTTGCTGCACAGGATCGCGGTGCTGTCATCAACGTATCTTCTATGACTGGAATTTCCAGTTCACCATGGAATGGCCAATATGGTGCAGGAAAGGCATTCATTTTAAAAATGACAGAGGCTGTTGCCTGTGAAACGGAAAAGACCAATGTTGATGTGGAAGTCATCACTTTGGGAACTACTCTGACACCAAGTCTTTTAAGCAACCTGCCTGGCGGACCACAGGGGGAAGCTGTTATGAAGACTGCTCAAACACCGGAAGAAGTTGTGGACGAAGCTTTTGAAAAATTAGGAAAAGAACTGTCTGTCATTTCCGGAGAGCGTAATAAAGCCAGCGTCCATGACTGGAAAGCGAATCATACAGAAGATGACTATATCCGCTATATGGGATCTTTCTATCAAGAATAA
- a CDS encoding tyrosine-type recombinase/integrase, which yields MAKGSVRKKGKKWYYRFYVEDASGNLVQKECVGTESKSETEKLLRQAMDDYEKKKFVAKAENLTVGQLLDVWAEEELKTGTLSNGTVENYLGTIRNIKKHPLAERKLKNVTSEHLQSFFDLLSFGGVHPDGKERKGYSKDYIHSFSAVMQQSFRFAVFPKQYITFNPMQYIKLRYQTDEVDLFSDEDMDGNVQPISREDYERLLAYLQKKNPAAILPIQIAYYAGLRIGEACGLAWQDVNLEEQCLTIRRSIRYDGSKRKYIIGPTKRKKVRVVDFGDTLVEIFRNARKEQLKNRMQYGELYHTNYYKEVKEKNRVYYEYYCLDRTEEVPADYKEISFVCLRPDGCLELPTTLGTVCRKVAKTLEGFEGFHFHQLRHTYTSNLLANGAAPKDVQELLGHSDVSTTMNVYAHSTRDAKRKSVRLLDKVVGND from the coding sequence ATGGCAAAAGGATCTGTAAGAAAAAAAGGAAAGAAATGGTACTACCGCTTCTATGTAGAGGACGCAAGCGGCAATCTTGTTCAGAAAGAATGCGTTGGAACAGAAAGCAAAAGTGAAACTGAAAAGCTGCTCCGTCAGGCAATGGATGATTATGAGAAAAAGAAATTTGTTGCCAAAGCGGAAAATCTCACAGTCGGACAGCTTTTGGATGTGTGGGCAGAGGAGGAATTAAAAACAGGTACGCTCAGCAATGGTACGGTGGAGAATTACCTCGGAACAATCCGAAATATCAAGAAACACCCATTGGCAGAACGGAAACTGAAAAATGTAACCTCTGAACATTTGCAATCCTTCTTTGATTTGCTTTCCTTCGGGGGAGTTCATCCCGACGGAAAAGAGAGAAAGGGTTACAGCAAAGATTATATCCATTCTTTTTCCGCAGTCATGCAGCAGTCCTTCCGTTTTGCAGTATTTCCAAAGCAGTATATTACGTTCAATCCCATGCAGTATATTAAACTGCGGTATCAGACGGATGAAGTGGATTTGTTTTCCGATGAGGATATGGACGGAAATGTCCAACCAATTTCACGAGAAGATTATGAAAGATTGCTTGCTTATCTGCAAAAAAAGAACCCAGCCGCAATACTTCCAATCCAGATAGCCTATTATGCCGGGCTTCGTATTGGAGAAGCCTGCGGTTTGGCATGGCAGGACGTAAATCTGGAAGAACAATGCCTTACCATAAGACGCAGCATCCGATATGATGGCTCAAAGCGCAAATATATCATCGGACCAACCAAGCGGAAAAAAGTAAGGGTTGTTGATTTTGGAGATACACTGGTAGAGATTTTCCGTAATGCCCGGAAAGAGCAGTTAAAAAATCGAATGCAGTACGGAGAACTTTATCACACGAACTACTACAAAGAGGTCAAAGAGAAAAACAGAGTGTACTACGAATATTACTGCTTAGACAGAACAGAGGAAGTCCCAGCAGATTATAAAGAAATTTCTTTTGTTTGCTTAAGACCGGATGGTTGCCTGGAACTTCCGACTACTTTGGGAACGGTATGCAGAAAGGTGGCAAAAACATTAGAGGGATTTGAAGGCTTTCATTTCCACCAGTTACGTCACACCTATACAAGCAACCTTTTAGCAAATGGAGCAGCCCCAAAAGATGTGCAGGAATTGTTGGGACACTCAGATGTCAGTACCACAATGAACGTCTATGCTCACTCCACAAGAGATGCGAAACGAAAATCGGTTCGGCTTCTTGATAAAGTGGTGGGCAATGACTAA
- a CDS encoding helix-turn-helix domain-containing protein yields the protein MKDKELRKLIGSRVKQRRLELNLTQPYVAEKMGVTASTILRYENGSIDNTKKMVLEGLSEALHVSVEWLKGETDEYETDITDKRELQIRDAMGDILEQLPLALTKEEDAFSKDLLLLMLKQYGLFLDSFQFACKNFKGNAGQTDIAKTIGFESNEEYNEIMFLREITHTINAFNEMADVVRLYSKKPKAAEQRLANLLSEVLYEDSESV from the coding sequence ATGAAAGATAAAGAACTACGCAAGCTGATAGGCAGCAGAGTAAAACAGCGCCGTCTGGAATTGAATCTGACACAGCCTTATGTCGCAGAAAAGATGGGTGTTACCGCTTCTACAATCCTGCGTTATGAGAATGGTTCGATTGACAATACGAAAAAAATGGTGCTGGAAGGTCTTTCGGAAGCACTCCATGTATCTGTGGAATGGCTCAAAGGGGAAACAGATGAATATGAAACCGACATTACGGATAAGAGAGAGTTACAGATTCGTGATGCGATGGGAGATATTCTGGAACAGTTACCGCTTGCCCTTACCAAAGAAGAAGATGCTTTTTCAAAAGATTTATTACTGCTGATGTTAAAACAATATGGTCTGTTTTTGGATTCCTTCCAGTTCGCCTGCAAAAACTTCAAGGGAAATGCTGGTCAGACGGATATTGCCAAAACAATAGGGTTTGAATCGAATGAGGAATATAATGAGATTATGTTCTTAAGGGAAATCACTCACACCATCAATGCTTTTAATGAGATGGCAGACGTTGTAAGGCTCTATTCCAAGAAACCAAAAGCAGCAGAACAAAGGCTTGCAAATCTTTTATCAGAAGTCTTATACGAAGATTCCGAATCGGTATAG
- a CDS encoding helix-turn-helix domain-containing protein, with protein sequence MTQRKIALSIEEAADYTGIGRNTLRQLVEWKKLPVLKVGRKVLIKTDILEMFMEANEGRDLRDRGNVKAVTRTAAN encoded by the coding sequence ATGACGCAAAGAAAAATTGCATTATCCATCGAAGAAGCTGCTGACTATACGGGAATCGGCAGAAATACCTTAAGACAGCTTGTAGAATGGAAGAAACTTCCAGTATTAAAGGTTGGTCGCAAAGTCCTGATTAAAACCGATATTCTGGAAATGTTTATGGAAGCTAATGAAGGTCGTGATTTGAGGGATAGAGGAAATGTAAAAGCCGTAACAAGAACTGCGGCAAATTAA